In one Streptomyces sp. NBC_00597 genomic region, the following are encoded:
- a CDS encoding energy-coupling factor ABC transporter permease, with product MHIAEGFLPPLHAVAWGAASAPFVVHGVRALTREVKANPESTLLLGASGAFTFVLSALKIPSVTGSCSHPTGTGLGAILFRPPIMAVLGTITLLFQALLLAHGGLTTLGANVFSMAIAGPWAGYGVYLLLKRFDVPLMVTVFFGAFFADLVTYCVTSVQLALAFPDPGSGFPGALAKFGGIFAVTQIPLAVSEGLLTVLVMRLLMQSSKSDLVRLGVAKLSGRGEQKAAL from the coding sequence ATGCACATAGCCGAGGGGTTCTTGCCCCCTTTGCACGCGGTCGCCTGGGGCGCCGCGTCCGCTCCCTTCGTCGTCCACGGTGTCCGCGCCCTCACCCGCGAGGTGAAGGCCAACCCGGAGAGCACGCTGCTGCTCGGGGCGTCCGGAGCATTCACGTTCGTCCTTTCCGCATTGAAGATCCCTTCGGTGACGGGAAGTTGCTCGCACCCCACCGGGACCGGGCTCGGCGCCATCCTGTTCCGGCCTCCGATCATGGCGGTGCTCGGCACGATCACCCTGCTCTTCCAGGCACTGCTGCTCGCGCACGGCGGGCTGACCACCCTCGGCGCGAACGTCTTCTCGATGGCCATCGCCGGACCCTGGGCCGGATACGGGGTGTACCTGCTGCTCAAGCGCTTCGACGTCCCGCTGATGGTGACCGTCTTCTTCGGCGCCTTCTTCGCCGACCTGGTCACCTACTGCGTGACCTCCGTACAGCTGGCCCTGGCGTTCCCCGATCCGGGCAGCGGATTCCCGGGCGCGCTCGCGAAGTTCGGCGGCATCTTCGCCGTCACCCAGATCCCGCTCGCGGTCAGCGAGGGCCTGCTGACGGTGCTCGTGATGCGGCTGCTGATGCAGTCGAGCAAGTCGGACCTGGTCCGGCTGGGCGTCGCGAAGCTCAGCGGTCGCGGCGAGCAGAAGGCGGCGCTCTGA
- a CDS encoding Ig-like domain-containing protein: protein MGRRRVNLQPIRGRARRTGLPALLLGAALLLTSACSGGGNTGSGGGDNAGGGGGGGGKTGTEASKAVVNVKPDDGAKEVATSGVLKISTTGGKLTTVTVADTKGNAVDGKVAADGASWEPARNLASATEYKVHAVAKDEAGRESAKDTTFTTLTPTNTFVGHYTPEDGETVGVGMPVSVNFSRGITNTEAVEKAITVTAEPSVPVEGHWFGNDRLDFRPEKYWAAGTKVTVKLALDGVEGRPGVYGKQTRTVTFTIGRSQVSTVDASEHTMQVVRDGQVFKDLPITAGAPSTTTYNGQMVISEKYKVTRMNGATVGFGGEYDISDVPHAMRLSNSGTFVHGNYWASSGTFGSENVSHGCVGLKDVRGAGDGNQPAAWFFNESLIGDVVIVKNSKDKQIAPDNGLNGWNMDWAEWIK from the coding sequence ATGGGGAGAAGAAGAGTGAACCTGCAGCCGATACGCGGCCGCGCCCGCCGCACCGGCCTGCCGGCCCTGCTGCTCGGAGCGGCGCTGCTGCTCACGAGCGCGTGCAGCGGAGGGGGCAACACCGGCAGCGGAGGCGGCGACAACGCCGGCGGTGGCGGAGGCGGAGGCGGCAAGACCGGCACCGAAGCGTCCAAGGCCGTTGTCAACGTCAAGCCCGACGACGGTGCCAAGGAGGTCGCCACCAGCGGCGTCCTGAAGATATCCACCACGGGCGGCAAGCTCACCACGGTGACCGTCGCCGACACCAAGGGCAATGCCGTCGACGGCAAGGTCGCCGCGGACGGTGCGAGCTGGGAGCCCGCCCGCAACCTGGCCTCCGCCACCGAGTACAAGGTGCACGCCGTCGCCAAGGACGAGGCCGGCCGGGAGTCCGCCAAGGACACCACCTTCACCACCCTGACCCCGACGAACACCTTCGTCGGCCACTACACGCCCGAGGACGGCGAGACCGTCGGCGTGGGCATGCCGGTGTCGGTCAACTTCAGCCGCGGCATCACCAACACCGAGGCCGTCGAGAAGGCCATCACGGTGACGGCCGAGCCGTCCGTGCCGGTCGAAGGTCACTGGTTCGGCAACGACCGCCTCGACTTCCGCCCCGAGAAGTACTGGGCCGCGGGTACCAAGGTCACCGTGAAGCTCGCCCTGGACGGCGTCGAGGGCCGCCCCGGCGTCTACGGCAAGCAGACCCGTACGGTCACGTTCACGATCGGCCGCTCGCAGGTCTCCACCGTCGACGCGAGCGAGCACACGATGCAGGTCGTGCGCGACGGCCAGGTCTTCAAGGACCTCCCGATCACCGCGGGCGCCCCGTCGACGACCACGTACAACGGGCAGATGGTCATCAGCGAGAAGTACAAGGTGACCCGCATGAACGGCGCGACCGTCGGCTTCGGCGGCGAGTACGACATCTCCGACGTCCCGCACGCGATGCGCCTGTCGAACTCCGGCACCTTCGTCCACGGCAACTACTGGGCCTCCTCGGGCACCTTCGGCTCCGAGAACGTCAGCCACGGCTGCGTGGGCCTCAAGGACGTCCGCGGTGCGGGCGACGGCAACCAGCCCGCGGCGTGGTTCTTCAACGAGTCGCTGATCGGCGACGTCGTCATCGTGAAGAACTCCAAGGACAAGCAGATCGCCCCGGACAACGGCCTCAACGGCTGGAACATGGACTGGGCGGAGTGGATCAAGTAG
- a CDS encoding polysaccharide deacetylase family protein produces MGSIVTFRSIHPLNGQVLCYPDRRSALRAGAAVAAGAFTAACGSGARTPAAPPSKAAPAKPAPVRPAAVPRRFPGQPTEIAHGPRDRPGVALTFHGNGDPATARAVLAEAERAGARVTVLAIGSWLDAHPDMARRILDGGHELGNHTQRHLAINTMPEAEAYAEITGCAQRLKRLTGSIGTWFRPSQTQYATPLVQRLAQRAGYPHVLSYDVDSLDFTSPGAAAVIRNVTGTIQGGSVVSLHFGYADTVDAMPPLLEELARRKMRAVTTTELLTS; encoded by the coding sequence ATGGGGTCAATCGTTACCTTCCGCAGCATCCACCCCTTAAATGGGCAGGTGCTCTGCTACCCGGACCGCCGATCCGCCCTCCGCGCCGGTGCGGCGGTCGCCGCCGGCGCCTTCACCGCCGCCTGCGGCTCGGGCGCCCGTACGCCCGCCGCCCCGCCCTCGAAGGCGGCCCCGGCGAAACCCGCCCCCGTCCGGCCCGCGGCGGTCCCGCGCCGGTTCCCCGGCCAGCCCACCGAGATCGCGCACGGTCCGCGCGACCGCCCCGGGGTCGCCCTCACCTTCCACGGCAACGGGGACCCCGCCACCGCCCGGGCCGTGCTCGCCGAGGCCGAAAGGGCGGGCGCGCGCGTCACCGTACTGGCGATCGGCAGCTGGCTCGACGCCCACCCGGACATGGCGCGCCGCATCCTGGACGGCGGCCACGAACTCGGCAACCACACCCAGCGCCACCTCGCGATCAACACCATGCCCGAGGCGGAGGCCTACGCCGAGATCACCGGCTGCGCCCAACGCCTCAAGCGGCTCACCGGCTCCATCGGCACCTGGTTCCGGCCCTCCCAGACCCAGTACGCCACCCCGCTCGTCCAGCGCCTCGCCCAGCGGGCCGGCTACCCGCACGTCCTCTCGTACGACGTGGACTCCCTCGACTTCACCTCGCCCGGTGCCGCGGCCGTCATCCGCAACGTCACCGGGACGATCCAAGGCGGATCGGTGGTGAGCCTGCACTTCGGCTACGCGGACACGGTCGACGCGATGCCGCCCCTCCTCGAAGAACTCGCGCGCCGCAAGATGCGCGCGGTGACCACCACGGAGCTGCTGACCTCATGA
- a CDS encoding Ig-like domain-containing protein, with amino-acid sequence MTRRAGAGLAAVAAWAGLLGGLAGCTGSGGSPVEIQLPGKPRSPDEAIRITPEDNVKGVPAEGPLTVRVPEGRLERVVVTKVEDAQEERVPGSIAPDGLSWSPDTEGGRLALAAKYTVDAVALDGHNRRQARHTTFTTYVPEERFIGYFKPENRSTVGTGMIVSFNFNRSIANRADVERAINVTSKPPVEVVGHWFGNERLDFRPKQYWKPGTEVTVTMNLRDVQGAPGSYGIQDKSVTFTVGRSQVSTVDAEAHTMEVRRDGKLVQTLPISAGAPKNTTYNGKMVVLEMFDVTRMNGQTVGFGGEYDIPDVPHAIRLTTSGTFLHGNYWASPDTFGSTNTSHGCVGLRDDKGGGSDTPAGWFFDRTLVGDVVEVVNSQDKTVAPNNGLGGWNMSWADWVAGSAKS; translated from the coding sequence CTGACGAGGCGGGCAGGGGCGGGCTTGGCCGCCGTGGCGGCATGGGCGGGCCTGCTCGGCGGCCTGGCCGGATGCACCGGGAGCGGCGGTTCCCCGGTCGAGATCCAGCTCCCCGGCAAACCCCGGTCGCCCGACGAGGCCATCCGCATCACCCCCGAGGACAACGTCAAGGGGGTCCCGGCCGAGGGCCCGCTCACCGTCAGAGTGCCCGAGGGCCGCCTCGAACGGGTCGTGGTCACCAAGGTCGAGGACGCCCAGGAGGAGCGCGTCCCCGGCTCCATCGCCCCCGACGGACTCAGCTGGAGCCCCGATACGGAGGGCGGCCGGCTCGCGCTCGCCGCCAAGTACACCGTGGACGCGGTCGCCCTCGACGGCCACAACCGTCGCCAGGCCCGGCACACCACCTTCACCACCTACGTCCCCGAGGAGCGGTTCATCGGCTACTTCAAGCCCGAGAACCGCTCCACCGTCGGCACCGGCATGATCGTCTCCTTCAACTTCAACCGGTCCATCGCGAACCGCGCCGACGTGGAACGGGCCATCAACGTCACCTCCAAGCCGCCGGTGGAGGTCGTCGGCCACTGGTTCGGGAACGAGCGCCTCGACTTCCGGCCCAAGCAGTACTGGAAGCCCGGCACCGAAGTCACCGTCACCATGAACCTGCGGGACGTGCAGGGCGCCCCCGGCTCGTACGGCATCCAGGACAAGTCCGTCACCTTTACGGTCGGCCGCTCCCAGGTCTCCACCGTGGACGCGGAGGCGCACACGATGGAGGTCCGCCGCGACGGGAAGCTGGTCCAAACCCTCCCGATCAGCGCCGGAGCGCCCAAGAACACCACCTACAACGGGAAGATGGTGGTGCTGGAGATGTTCGACGTGACCCGGATGAACGGCCAGACCGTCGGGTTCGGCGGCGAGTACGACATCCCCGACGTCCCGCACGCCATTCGGCTCACCACCTCCGGGACCTTCCTGCACGGCAACTACTGGGCCAGCCCCGACACCTTCGGCTCCACCAACACCAGCCACGGCTGCGTGGGCCTGCGCGACGACAAGGGCGGCGGCTCGGACACCCCGGCCGGCTGGTTCTTCGACCGGACCCTGGTCGGGGACGTGGTGGAGGTCGTGAACTCGCAGGACAAGACGGTCGCCCCGAACAACGGGCTGGGCGGCTGGAACATGTCCTGGGCGGACTGGGTCGCGGGCTCGGCCAAGAGCTGA
- a CDS encoding SsgA family sporulation/cell division regulator produces MDGNDIEYRVLPLRLEDAPGPIPVHGAFTYRCDRPYELTLDFRGAGMHLAHWVFSRDLLLDGETCATGEGDIHVWPQWQGRSPRVFLAFSNGAQSCVVSARARDVGALCRRLVELVPRGEEQRHYDLDAELSTLLPR; encoded by the coding sequence ATGGACGGCAACGACATCGAGTACCGCGTCCTCCCGCTCCGGCTGGAGGACGCACCCGGGCCCATACCCGTACACGGGGCCTTCACGTACCGCTGCGACCGGCCCTACGAGCTGACGCTCGACTTCCGGGGCGCCGGGATGCACCTGGCGCACTGGGTGTTCTCCCGGGACCTACTGCTGGACGGGGAGACCTGCGCGACCGGCGAGGGGGACATCCACGTGTGGCCGCAGTGGCAGGGCCGCTCGCCGCGCGTCTTCCTCGCCTTCAGCAACGGCGCGCAGAGCTGCGTGGTGTCCGCCCGGGCGAGGGACGTGGGCGCGCTGTGCCGGCGACTGGTCGAGTTGGTTCCGCGGGGGGAGGAGCAGCGGCACTACGACCTCGACGCCGAGCTGAGCACCCTCCTGCCCCGATAG
- a CDS encoding ATP-binding protein, which produces MPHAYDGTPLRNGLFRGVFSCGTARTGASAVHDGCMAGLEGVEQPRQRSSASAVRLTAALEDEQGLKALELYGNPAEVEATLPSMPESASTARRLAQYVVIRFWGFSPQVSEHTVLLVSELVGNAVRHTGARSFGLRMHRRRGWIRVEVRDPSRGLPCLMPVHELDTTGRGLFLVDKLSDRWGADLLPRGKITWFEMRVADR; this is translated from the coding sequence TTGCCCCACGCATATGACGGGACACCCCTCCGGAATGGACTATTCCGGGGGGTGTTTTCCTGCGGAACGGCCCGGACGGGCGCATCGGCCGTCCATGATGGGTGCATGGCGGGCCTGGAGGGTGTGGAACAGCCGCGGCAGCGCAGCAGCGCTTCCGCCGTACGGCTGACGGCGGCTCTTGAGGACGAACAGGGTCTCAAGGCGCTGGAGTTGTACGGGAACCCGGCCGAGGTGGAAGCGACGCTCCCGTCCATGCCGGAGTCGGCGAGCACGGCCCGCCGGCTCGCCCAGTACGTGGTGATCCGCTTCTGGGGCTTCTCCCCGCAGGTGTCCGAACACACCGTCCTGCTCGTCTCGGAGCTCGTCGGCAACGCCGTGCGCCACACCGGCGCCCGTTCCTTCGGTTTACGGATGCACCGGCGGCGCGGCTGGATCCGCGTCGAGGTGCGCGACCCCTCGCGCGGGCTGCCCTGCCTGATGCCGGTCCACGAGCTGGACACCACCGGCCGGGGCCTCTTCCTCGTCGACAAGCTCTCCGACCGCTGGGGCGCCGACCTGCTGCCGCGCGGAAAGATCACCTGGTTCGAGATGCGCGTGGCCGACCGCTGA
- a CDS encoding energy-coupling factor ABC transporter substrate-binding protein, with product MAMNRNTKINGLLLLLVAALAVLPLALGLGDGKEEPFTGSDAQAEAAITELKPDYEPWFSPLYEPPSGEVESALFALQAALGAGLLAYYFGVRKGRRQGAAAATAAAATAADPTATES from the coding sequence ATGGCGATGAACCGGAACACGAAGATCAACGGCCTGCTGCTGCTCCTGGTGGCGGCCCTGGCCGTGCTGCCGCTCGCGCTGGGGCTGGGCGACGGCAAGGAGGAGCCGTTCACGGGCTCCGACGCGCAGGCGGAGGCGGCGATCACCGAACTGAAGCCGGACTACGAGCCGTGGTTCTCGCCGCTGTACGAACCCCCCTCCGGGGAAGTGGAGTCGGCGCTGTTCGCCCTCCAGGCGGCGCTCGGCGCGGGCCTGCTCGCGTACTACTTCGGCGTCCGCAAGGGCCGCCGCCAGGGCGCCGCCGCGGCGACCGCTGCCGCGGCGACCGCTGCCGACCCCACTGCCACGGAGTCGTAG
- a CDS encoding EF-hand domain-containing protein yields the protein MADIESARATFGKFDADGDGFVTADEYSAAMKAMGDAYVTGAVADAVIAAKDTNGDGLLSFDEFWASLNK from the coding sequence GTGGCTGACATCGAGAGCGCGCGGGCGACGTTCGGCAAGTTCGACGCGGACGGTGACGGCTTCGTCACGGCGGACGAGTACAGCGCGGCCATGAAGGCGATGGGTGACGCGTACGTCACCGGCGCCGTCGCGGACGCCGTCATCGCCGCCAAGGACACCAACGGCGACGGCCTCCTGAGCTTCGACGAGTTCTGGGCCTCCCTGAACAAGTAA
- the cbiQ gene encoding cobalt ECF transporter T component CbiQ, protein MLPIDVAAHSSRWRRRHPLEKALLGLGLTVTAVCLPPWPGGPLVAAATLAVLLGPAGVAGRQLWRAFRIPLGFCFTGALPLLVSVGGPAGFVSLAPDGPRHAADLLLRTSAASLGVLLFAFTTPVSDVLPRLVGAGVPAPVVDVALVMYRIGFLLLDSMAQVRRAQAARLGQSGRAAVWRSLAGLAATSFVRAFDRAARLQVGLAGRGYDGALRVLVPEATLSWRFLAASGALLAALITLTLTLKGLYL, encoded by the coding sequence GTGCTGCCGATCGACGTGGCCGCGCACTCCAGCCGCTGGCGCCGCCGCCATCCGCTGGAGAAGGCCCTGCTGGGACTCGGACTGACCGTCACCGCCGTGTGCCTGCCGCCCTGGCCGGGCGGCCCGCTGGTCGCCGCGGCGACGCTCGCCGTGCTCCTCGGGCCGGCCGGTGTGGCCGGGCGGCAGCTGTGGCGGGCGTTCCGGATCCCGCTGGGCTTCTGCTTCACCGGCGCCCTGCCCCTGCTGGTCTCCGTCGGCGGGCCGGCCGGGTTCGTCTCGCTCGCCCCCGACGGCCCCCGGCACGCCGCGGACCTGCTGCTGCGGACCTCGGCGGCCTCGCTCGGCGTGCTGCTGTTCGCGTTCACCACGCCCGTCTCGGACGTCCTGCCCCGGCTGGTGGGTGCCGGGGTCCCGGCGCCGGTGGTGGACGTGGCCCTGGTCATGTACCGGATCGGCTTCCTGCTGCTGGACTCGATGGCCCAGGTACGGCGCGCCCAGGCCGCCCGTCTGGGCCAGTCCGGGCGGGCCGCGGTGTGGCGTTCGCTGGCCGGGCTCGCCGCGACCTCGTTCGTACGGGCCTTCGACCGCGCGGCGCGGCTCCAGGTGGGCCTGGCCGGGCGCGGCTACGACGGCGCGCTGCGGGTCCTCGTACCCGAGGCGACCCTGTCCTGGCGGTTCCTGGCGGCGTCGGGGGCCCTGCTGGCGGCCCTGATCACCCTGACTCTCACCCTGAAGGGGCTCTACCTGTGA
- a CDS encoding ATP-binding cassette domain-containing protein: MKPLVELAGAGYAYEDGPAVLSDVDFAIAEGRALVLLGRNGSGKTTLMRLLSGGLRPGSGALRLDGTAVSYDRAGLTRLRTAVQLVVQDPDDQLFAASVEQDVSFGPMNLGLPVGEVRARVEAALSALDITALRDRPTHLLSYGQRKRAAIAGAVAMAPRVLILDEPTAGLDPDGQERLLDALAGLRSAGTTVVMATHDVDLAVRWADDAAVLTPSGIRVGPAQALLSDPELLASAGLRQAWSPAVTTFLRSRALLATDDPGPRTPEALAAWTR; the protein is encoded by the coding sequence GTGAAACCGTTGGTGGAACTGGCCGGCGCCGGCTACGCGTACGAGGACGGCCCGGCGGTCCTGTCCGACGTGGACTTCGCCATCGCGGAGGGCCGGGCGCTGGTCCTGCTGGGCCGCAACGGCAGCGGCAAGACCACGCTGATGCGGCTGCTGAGCGGGGGCCTGCGCCCGGGCTCGGGGGCGCTGCGCCTCGACGGGACCGCGGTGTCGTACGACCGGGCGGGGCTGACCCGACTGCGGACGGCGGTGCAGCTGGTGGTCCAGGACCCGGACGACCAGCTGTTCGCGGCCTCGGTGGAACAGGACGTGTCCTTCGGGCCGATGAACTTGGGCCTGCCCGTCGGGGAGGTACGGGCGCGGGTGGAGGCCGCACTCTCCGCACTGGACATCACCGCGCTGCGGGACCGCCCGACGCACCTGCTCTCGTACGGGCAGCGCAAGCGGGCGGCGATCGCGGGCGCGGTGGCGATGGCTCCGCGGGTGCTGATCCTGGACGAGCCGACGGCGGGCCTGGACCCGGACGGGCAGGAACGCCTGCTGGACGCCCTGGCGGGGCTCCGCTCGGCCGGCACCACGGTGGTCATGGCCACGCACGACGTCGACCTGGCGGTCCGCTGGGCGGACGACGCGGCGGTGCTGACCCCGTCGGGCATCCGCGTCGGCCCGGCGCAGGCCCTGCTGTCCGACCCGGAGCTGCTGGCCTCGGCGGGCTTGCGCCAGGCGTGGTCCCCGGCGGTGACGACGTTCCTGCGGTCCCGCGCCCTCCTGGCCACCGACGACCCGGGCCCCAGGACCCCGGAGGCCCTCGCCGCCTGGACCCGGTAG
- a CDS encoding PadR family transcriptional regulator yields MSLPHAILTALLEKPSSGLELTRRFDKSIGYFWSATHQQIYRELGRLEEAGLIRALPSEVPVRGQKKQYEVLEAGSAELARWVGESQDPKAIRDPLLLRIRAAAVVGPHGLAGELRRHLDLHRRQLAVYEAIEEKDFPPGRDSDEDRLRRLVLHGGIGLETFWLRWLEEALGEVEDMTRPPGGVTP; encoded by the coding sequence ATGTCGCTGCCGCACGCCATCCTCACCGCCCTGCTGGAGAAGCCCTCGTCGGGGCTGGAGCTGACGCGGCGGTTCGACAAGTCGATCGGGTACTTCTGGTCCGCGACGCACCAGCAGATCTATCGCGAGCTGGGCCGGCTGGAGGAGGCCGGGCTGATCCGGGCGCTGCCCAGCGAGGTCCCAGTACGGGGGCAGAAGAAGCAGTACGAGGTGCTGGAGGCCGGCAGCGCGGAGCTCGCGCGGTGGGTCGGCGAGAGCCAGGACCCGAAGGCCATCCGGGATCCGCTGCTGCTGCGGATCCGGGCGGCCGCCGTCGTGGGCCCGCACGGGCTGGCCGGGGAGCTGCGGCGCCATCTGGATCTGCACCGCCGCCAGCTGGCGGTCTACGAGGCCATCGAGGAGAAGGACTTCCCGCCCGGGCGGGACTCCGACGAGGACCGGCTGCGCCGCCTGGTCCTGCACGGCGGCATCGGCCTGGAGACGTTCTGGCTGCGCTGGCTGGAGGAGGCCCTGGGCGAGGTCGAGGACATGACCCGGCCACCCGGCGGGGTCACGCCCTGA
- a CDS encoding enoyl-CoA hydratase-related protein, translating into MTLSLEVSEGVGTIRLDRPPMNALDIATQDRLRELAVEATDRADVRAVIIYGGEKVFAAGADIKEMQTMDHAAMVARSRALQDAFTAVARIPKPVVAAVTGYALGGGCELALCADYRIAADNAKLGQPEILLGLIPGAGGTQRLSRLIGPSKAKDLIFTGRMVKADEALALGLVDRVVPAAEVYEQAHAWAAKLAQGPAIALRAAKECVDAGLEADIDTGLTIERNWFAGLFATEDRERGMRSFVEEGPGKAKFL; encoded by the coding sequence ATGACCCTCTCTCTCGAAGTCTCCGAAGGCGTCGGCACCATCCGCCTGGACCGGCCGCCCATGAACGCCCTGGACATCGCCACCCAGGACCGGCTGCGCGAGCTCGCCGTGGAGGCCACCGACCGGGCCGACGTCCGCGCGGTGATCATCTACGGCGGCGAGAAGGTGTTCGCGGCCGGCGCGGACATCAAGGAGATGCAGACGATGGACCACGCGGCGATGGTCGCCCGGTCCCGCGCGCTCCAGGACGCCTTCACCGCCGTGGCGCGGATCCCCAAGCCGGTCGTCGCCGCCGTCACCGGTTACGCCCTGGGTGGCGGCTGCGAACTCGCACTGTGCGCCGACTACCGGATCGCCGCCGACAACGCGAAGCTCGGCCAGCCCGAGATCCTGCTCGGCCTGATCCCGGGGGCCGGCGGCACCCAGCGCCTGTCCCGGCTGATCGGCCCGTCCAAGGCCAAGGACCTCATCTTCACCGGCCGCATGGTCAAGGCCGACGAGGCGCTCGCCCTCGGGCTCGTTGACCGCGTCGTGCCCGCCGCCGAGGTGTACGAGCAGGCGCACGCCTGGGCCGCCAAGCTGGCCCAGGGGCCGGCCATCGCACTGCGCGCCGCCAAGGAGTGCGTGGACGCGGGTCTGGAGGCGGACATCGACACCGGCCTGACCATCGAACGCAACTGGTTCGCGGGCCTGTTCGCGACCGAGGACCGCGAGCGCGGCATGCGCAGCTTCGTCGAAGAGGGCCCGGGCAAGGCGAAGTTCCTCTAG
- a CDS encoding flavodoxin family protein, with amino-acid sequence MAADYDYSDLTAVYVNCTLKRSPETSNTEGLIDRSRSVMEAAGARTSLIRAVDHDIATGVWPDMTEHGWETDQWPVLYSQIMDADILVLCGPIWLGDNSSVMKQVIERLYACSSILNEHGQYAYYGRVGGALVTGNEDGVKHCAMNILYSLQHLGYAIPPQADAGWIGEAGPGPSYLDPGSGGPENDFTNRNTTFMSWNLMHLAALLKRSGGMPAHGNQRSEWDAGCRFDFPNPEHR; translated from the coding sequence GTGGCCGCCGATTACGACTACTCCGACCTGACCGCCGTCTACGTCAACTGCACCCTCAAGCGCTCGCCCGAGACCAGCAACACCGAGGGCCTGATCGACAGGAGCCGCTCCGTCATGGAGGCGGCCGGCGCCCGGACCTCGCTGATCCGCGCCGTGGACCACGACATCGCTACCGGTGTCTGGCCCGACATGACCGAGCACGGGTGGGAAACCGACCAGTGGCCCGTCCTGTACAGCCAGATCATGGACGCCGACATCCTCGTCCTGTGCGGCCCGATCTGGCTCGGCGACAACAGCTCGGTCATGAAGCAGGTCATCGAGCGGCTCTACGCCTGCTCCTCGATCCTGAACGAGCACGGCCAGTACGCCTATTACGGCCGCGTCGGCGGCGCACTCGTCACCGGCAACGAGGACGGCGTCAAGCACTGCGCCATGAACATCCTCTACAGCCTCCAGCACCTCGGCTACGCGATCCCGCCGCAGGCCGATGCGGGCTGGATCGGCGAGGCCGGGCCCGGGCCCTCGTACCTCGACCCCGGCTCGGGCGGTCCCGAGAACGATTTCACCAACCGGAACACCACCTTCATGTCGTGGAACCTCATGCACCTTGCCGCCCTGCTCAAGCGGTCCGGCGGGATGCCGGCGCACGGCAACCAGCGCTCGGAGTGGGACGCCGGCTGCCGCTTCGACTTCCCGAACCCGGAGCACCGGTAG